The following proteins are co-located in the Candidatus Paracaedibacter acanthamoebae genome:
- a CDS encoding class I SAM-dependent methyltransferase: MLKKRTFTELENANAILNGMEDCCDEFVETFVELHQQPIDNEYMYDWIIRSLVDVSKINQSVLYIACGTAGYSRLFKNTNRFVGLDLSQKMVNAAKRINKNPNISFDFYCTPLERFTTEERFDIIYLGPYGNNVPYSDEAFEKAKNLLAPDGMIFCTLPDPNINGLWQKTKEFMKQLLTKGVIYQHPTTKLEKMLNKHNLEVYLKLRLKTSLGHAFCYIVKKK, from the coding sequence ATGCTTAAAAAACGTACATTTACTGAGCTCGAAAACGCAAATGCGATTCTCAATGGAATGGAAGATTGCTGCGATGAATTCGTTGAAACTTTTGTCGAGTTACATCAGCAACCTATCGATAATGAATATATGTATGATTGGATCATAAGATCTTTGGTGGATGTATCAAAAATCAACCAATCTGTCTTATATATCGCTTGTGGTACTGCAGGTTATTCCCGACTTTTTAAGAATACAAACAGATTTGTAGGATTAGATCTCTCCCAGAAAATGGTTAATGCTGCAAAAAGAATTAATAAAAACCCTAACATTAGTTTTGATTTTTATTGCACACCTCTTGAAAGATTTACAACTGAAGAACGTTTTGACATTATTTATCTCGGCCCTTACGGTAATAATGTTCCCTATTCAGACGAAGCTTTTGAGAAAGCAAAGAACTTATTAGCGCCTGATGGAATGATTTTTTGCACTCTTCCCGATCCTAACATCAATGGATTATGGCAGAAAACCAAAGAATTTATGAAACAGCTTTTGACAAAAGGTGTAATATACCAACATCCCACAACTAAACTTGAAAAAATGCTAAATAAGCATAACCTTGAAGTTTATCTAAAGCTTCGTCTTAAAACCTCGCTGGGACATGCGTTCTGCTATATAGTTAAAAAGAAGTAA
- a CDS encoding glycosyltransferase family 2 protein produces MPKISVILPVYNGEDYLEASIQSVRDQTFIDFELIIIDDCSQDSSSHIAQEFAKIDPRIKYFRNETNLKLPRALNRGFSLARGDYWTWTSCDNTYKPLALETLAKYLDNQPEIDFVYSDMDLINEMDQITDFISAGPASDIIFRNVVGACFMYRRQIGEQIGLYNDALFLCEDYEYWLRIALQRKILPIHENLYRYRRHTKSLSEQHQQKIIARGLSVQRKFAPLFLKSRKDFAVFYAHVRARDVFNPFRQLYLLYVLYYSPTIFFKELLGLIKRRFL; encoded by the coding sequence ATGCCTAAAATCTCTGTTATTCTTCCCGTTTATAATGGGGAAGACTATCTTGAAGCCTCAATTCAATCTGTAAGAGATCAAACCTTTATTGATTTTGAACTTATTATAATTGATGATTGCTCGCAAGATAGTTCCAGCCATATTGCACAAGAATTTGCAAAAATTGATCCACGCATTAAATATTTTAGAAATGAAACAAATCTAAAACTTCCCCGGGCATTAAATCGTGGTTTTTCTTTGGCAAGAGGAGACTATTGGACTTGGACTTCTTGTGATAATACTTATAAGCCATTGGCCCTGGAAACTTTGGCAAAATATTTGGATAATCAGCCAGAAATAGATTTTGTTTATTCAGACATGGACCTAATCAATGAAATGGACCAAATCACGGATTTTATCTCAGCCGGTCCAGCTTCTGATATTATTTTCCGTAACGTTGTAGGGGCGTGTTTTATGTATCGTCGTCAAATAGGGGAACAAATAGGCCTGTACAACGATGCTTTATTTTTATGTGAAGACTATGAGTATTGGTTACGGATAGCTTTGCAGAGGAAAATCTTACCCATTCATGAGAATTTGTATCGCTATCGTCGGCACACTAAAAGTCTATCAGAGCAACATCAACAAAAAATTATCGCACGAGGTTTATCCGTACAAAGGAAGTTTGCCCCCTTATTCTTAAAAAGCCGAAAGGATTTCGCTGTATTTTATGCTCATGTCCGCGCCCGAGATGTGTTTAATCCTTTTCGACAATTGTATCTTTTGTATGTTTTATATTATAGCCCCACAATATTCTTTAAAGAATTATTAGGACTGATCAAAAGGCGGTTTTTGTAA
- the wecB gene encoding non-hydrolyzing UDP-N-acetylglucosamine 2-epimerase — protein MTPIKILTVFGTRPEVIKLIPLIKAFENDPHIINITCATTQHREMQNDLLDLFAITPTYNLDVMKNGQDLFYITETILHKLNPILQREQPDFLIVQGDTTTAFAAALSAFYNKIAVVHLEAGLRTRNIFSPFPEEANRSLISRIASLHMTPTDQATHNLNKEDITQGVYQVGNTIVDSIYMILEHFTASASIKEFVETDKKKILVTAHRRENFGIGIKSICSAVHKLSQQFPDHIFIWPVHPNPNIKPVVEKQFENSKNVYLIVPLAYPDLINILKISDLILSDSGGIQEEACILGKRILVLRDETERPEVIESGYGTLVGCNEELILTHAQAALLTKELCLNNLNPHVFGKRGVAQRILTAIKNYQLDPIKCP, from the coding sequence ATGACCCCCATTAAAATTCTTACTGTATTTGGGACCAGGCCAGAGGTTATTAAGCTTATTCCTTTGATAAAAGCATTTGAAAATGACCCTCACATTATTAATATAACTTGTGCCACAACTCAACATCGTGAAATGCAAAATGATCTTTTAGATTTATTTGCAATAACACCTACCTACAACCTGGATGTCATGAAAAATGGACAAGATTTATTTTATATTACAGAAACTATCCTCCATAAACTGAATCCTATTTTGCAAAGAGAGCAACCTGATTTCCTAATTGTTCAAGGAGACACCACCACTGCTTTTGCCGCAGCTCTAAGTGCATTTTATAACAAAATTGCGGTCGTTCATCTTGAAGCAGGCCTTCGCACACGAAACATTTTTTCTCCTTTTCCAGAAGAAGCCAACCGATCACTAATTTCTCGTATTGCTTCTTTACATATGACCCCCACTGATCAGGCAACCCACAATCTTAATAAAGAAGACATAACTCAAGGAGTTTATCAGGTGGGGAATACAATTGTCGATTCTATCTATATGATTCTTGAGCATTTTACAGCTTCAGCCTCTATTAAAGAGTTTGTCGAAACTGATAAGAAGAAAATTTTAGTAACTGCTCATAGGCGGGAAAATTTTGGCATAGGGATCAAATCAATATGTTCTGCCGTACACAAATTATCACAACAATTTCCGGATCATATTTTTATATGGCCAGTGCATCCTAATCCAAACATTAAGCCCGTTGTGGAAAAGCAATTTGAAAATTCAAAAAATGTTTATTTGATAGTACCTTTAGCCTATCCTGATCTTATAAATATTTTGAAAATATCAGATTTGATTCTCTCAGATTCCGGAGGGATTCAAGAAGAAGCTTGCATACTTGGAAAAAGAATTTTGGTTTTAAGGGATGAAACAGAGCGTCCAGAAGTAATTGAATCAGGTTATGGTACTCTAGTGGGTTGCAATGAAGAATTAATTCTAACTCATGCTCAAGCAGCTTTATTAACAAAAGAGTTGTGTTTAAATAATCTTAATCCTCATGTGTTTGGGAAGCGTGGAGTTGCTCAACGCATCCTAACAGCCATAAAAAACTATCAGCTAGATCCTATAAAATGTCCATAG
- a CDS encoding class I SAM-dependent methyltransferase, translating to MTINPVKKFYDQSYNQHGFEAQRKYPNEELCRFMGRNFFSVPFHERKEKKILEVGCGSGANLWMIAREGFDTYGIDLSEQALELCQKMLESYSVSAMLDTQDMENLLFEDNFFAGVVDVFSSYCLTKQEHQNFLQHIQRILTPNGLFFSYFPSKKSDAFTHSGNANFVDKETLSGIVRPSSPFLGQNYNFRFMHPEEYKENLINCGFQVSYLETIHRSYHNQTEQFEFIVVEARKIP from the coding sequence ATGACAATAAATCCAGTAAAAAAATTTTATGATCAGAGTTATAATCAACATGGCTTCGAAGCTCAAAGGAAATACCCCAATGAAGAATTATGTAGATTTATGGGGCGAAATTTCTTCTCAGTACCATTTCATGAGCGTAAGGAAAAAAAAATTCTTGAAGTTGGGTGTGGATCGGGTGCCAATTTATGGATGATCGCTCGGGAAGGATTTGATACCTATGGAATTGATCTTTCTGAGCAAGCCTTAGAGTTATGCCAGAAAATGCTTGAATCTTATTCAGTATCAGCCATGTTAGATACACAAGATATGGAGAATTTATTATTTGAAGATAATTTCTTTGCGGGGGTAGTGGATGTATTTTCATCTTACTGCTTGACGAAACAAGAACATCAAAATTTTTTACAGCATATACAACGTATTTTGACACCCAATGGCTTATTTTTTTCATATTTTCCGTCTAAAAAATCGGATGCTTTCACACATTCAGGTAATGCAAATTTTGTGGATAAGGAGACACTTTCAGGTATAGTGCGACCTTCTTCCCCTTTTTTAGGCCAGAATTATAATTTTAGATTTATGCATCCTGAAGAATACAAAGAAAATTTAATAAATTGTGGCTTTCAAGTTTCCTATTTAGAAACAATCCACCGTAGTTATCATAATCAAACGGAACAATTTGAATTTATTGTTGTAGAAGCTCGTAAAATACCTTAG
- a CDS encoding glycosyltransferase family 4 protein — protein sequence MHVVLIISSLSAGGAERVLSSLANHWSKRGHEVTIITLAQSNTPPFYSLAKEIKLKQLGLSNSTTSIPHRLLNIFKRLLTLRKTIKTLSPDVVISFISSMNITTLLASGRLTVPIIVSERTHPVYHKLPPLDTLLRRLLYPKATKVVVQTQSAADYFRPLDNIAVIPNSVSVPPTIAQQHSDVHQIISVGRLIPSKGFNILIQAFSKIVLDFPNMKLTLYGEGEERQTLEKLVADLNLKGRVFLPGLTQNIQAKLAEADLFIFPSHYEGFPNALCEAMATGLPVIASTCSGNVDVIQDGVNGRLFPVGDIEKLTHLMHELIQDTSQRHRLSTEAQKITDRLAEDKIYQMWDDLICNITAPAQ from the coding sequence ATGCATGTAGTCCTCATTATTTCTTCCCTTTCTGCTGGTGGCGCAGAGCGAGTTTTATCTAGCCTCGCCAACCATTGGTCTAAAAGAGGACATGAGGTAACAATCATTACGCTTGCACAGTCTAATACCCCCCCTTTTTACTCTTTGGCCAAAGAAATTAAACTGAAGCAACTTGGACTAAGCAACTCTACAACATCAATTCCTCACCGGCTTCTTAATATTTTTAAGCGACTTTTAACTTTAAGAAAGACAATTAAAACCCTGTCCCCTGACGTAGTTATTTCCTTTATTAGCTCTATGAATATTACGACATTGCTGGCATCTGGGAGACTAACTGTACCTATTATAGTTTCAGAAAGAACCCATCCCGTTTATCATAAACTCCCTCCTCTCGACACTCTATTACGTCGACTATTGTATCCCAAAGCCACAAAAGTTGTCGTACAAACCCAGAGTGCGGCCGACTATTTTAGGCCCCTTGACAATATTGCTGTGATCCCTAATAGCGTTAGTGTCCCACCGACAATAGCCCAACAGCATTCAGATGTTCATCAAATTATCTCAGTGGGTCGATTGATTCCGTCCAAAGGGTTTAACATCCTTATTCAAGCATTCAGTAAAATTGTACTAGACTTTCCCAACATGAAGCTAACACTCTATGGGGAAGGGGAAGAACGTCAAACCCTGGAAAAACTGGTTGCTGATCTTAATTTAAAGGGTAGAGTTTTTTTACCGGGCCTTACCCAGAACATTCAAGCTAAGCTCGCCGAAGCTGACCTTTTCATCTTTCCTTCTCACTATGAAGGATTCCCTAATGCCTTGTGTGAAGCCATGGCCACTGGCTTGCCTGTTATTGCATCTACCTGTAGTGGAAATGTTGATGTCATCCAAGATGGCGTCAATGGCCGTCTTTTTCCAGTGGGTGATATAGAAAAACTCACCCATCTTATGCATGAGCTTATTCAAGACACTTCCCAGCGACACCGCCTCTCAACAGAGGCTCAAAAAATCACTGATCGTTTAGCGGAAGATAAAATTTATCAGATGTGGGATGACCTTATCTGTAATATTACAGCACCTGCACAATAG
- a CDS encoding fluoride efflux transporter FluC, translating to MLLHYLAVGIGGAAGAILRVFLIGFIPVIFIGLPLPIMVINFIGCFVMGILTELMAFVWKASEVVRYFWLSGFLGGFTTFSAFALDFGGLIEGGQLRAALIYAGTTVVLSLAGFMMGMKGTAAIVQVL from the coding sequence GTGCTTTTACATTATTTAGCTGTGGGGATAGGGGGCGCTGCTGGGGCTATATTACGCGTCTTCTTAATTGGTTTTATTCCTGTAATTTTTATAGGACTTCCTTTACCAATCATGGTCATCAATTTTATAGGATGCTTCGTAATGGGCATATTGACAGAATTGATGGCTTTTGTATGGAAGGCATCAGAGGTTGTGCGCTATTTTTGGCTGTCAGGCTTTTTAGGTGGATTTACAACTTTTTCTGCCTTTGCCCTCGATTTTGGTGGATTGATTGAAGGAGGACAGCTAAGAGCAGCCTTGATATATGCAGGGACAACTGTCGTCTTAAGCTTGGCAGGATTTATGATGGGAATGAAGGGGACGGCGGCTATTGTGCAGGTGCTGTAA
- a CDS encoding tetratricopeptide repeat protein: MFNQKLKLQGGITVITSILLAACSSGTQKNQGPEALVRVADSLRKSGDNEMASRLYRQVLEADPTNQEARQNLSRSWRESHQPEAAIHYFREELRKDPNAIQNLEELGKAYIAANNADEAIKVYKKLLIQKSTDPWAMTGIGICMDMQDKHEEAQSYYKKALAILPANLNILSNMGLSLALSGKTNEAISLLSPYADTPQATPNLRHNLAIVYALDGQQDRANSYFSPDISKKEVASNFKNYF; encoded by the coding sequence ATGTTTAATCAAAAACTAAAATTGCAAGGGGGGATAACTGTAATTACCTCGATTCTTTTGGCAGCTTGTAGTTCAGGAACTCAGAAAAATCAAGGGCCTGAGGCCTTAGTTCGCGTGGCCGATTCCCTTCGAAAGTCGGGGGATAATGAGATGGCCTCCCGTTTATATCGTCAGGTTTTAGAAGCAGATCCAACGAATCAGGAGGCTCGGCAGAATTTGAGTCGCTCATGGCGAGAGTCGCATCAACCAGAAGCAGCTATCCACTATTTTAGAGAGGAATTGAGAAAAGACCCTAACGCCATCCAAAATTTGGAAGAACTGGGTAAAGCCTATATTGCTGCTAACAATGCCGATGAAGCCATCAAAGTTTATAAAAAACTCTTAATTCAAAAGTCGACGGATCCATGGGCGATGACGGGAATAGGAATATGCATGGATATGCAGGATAAGCATGAAGAGGCTCAATCATATTATAAAAAGGCCTTAGCAATCTTGCCGGCTAATTTAAATATTCTCTCAAACATGGGGTTATCCTTAGCATTGTCAGGAAAAACTAACGAAGCTATATCCTTGTTATCTCCGTATGCTGATACCCCCCAAGCAACCCCGAACCTTCGTCATAATTTAGCAATAGTTTATGCGTTGGATGGTCAGCAAGATAGGGCTAATTCGTATTTCTCTCCTGACATTAGTAAGAAAGAGGTGGCTTCTAACTTTAAAAATTATTTTTAA
- a CDS encoding A24 family peptidase: MSILYSIFIILSLLAALFDFLFYKIPNILVLGLLIFAVPLLLIALSWDQVCFTFMASGIMLFISFGFSMMGWIGAGDAKFLTISTLWLVSLDIFSFIALMALIGGGLTIIYVALPPFIDKLRLKIISLLTPILKKSTLCSLYIQEPFVFATAESYRQTKVPYGIAIVTASIFIIVTQLGV; the protein is encoded by the coding sequence GTGTCAATACTATATTCAATATTTATCATTCTAAGCTTACTAGCAGCTCTGTTTGATTTTCTGTTTTATAAAATTCCTAACATTCTGGTATTGGGTCTCTTAATCTTTGCCGTTCCTTTACTGCTTATAGCCCTTAGTTGGGACCAAGTTTGTTTTACCTTTATGGCCAGCGGTATTATGCTGTTCATCTCTTTTGGCTTTTCGATGATGGGATGGATTGGCGCTGGCGATGCAAAATTTTTAACAATATCAACCTTGTGGCTTGTTTCCCTTGATATTTTTAGCTTCATTGCGCTCATGGCCCTCATTGGTGGCGGGCTGACTATAATTTACGTGGCTCTCCCACCCTTTATTGACAAACTTCGATTGAAGATAATTTCTCTCTTAACCCCGATCCTTAAAAAATCAACCTTATGTTCACTTTATATACAAGAACCTTTTGTATTTGCGACAGCAGAGTCTTATCGCCAGACAAAAGTTCCCTATGGAATTGCCATCGTTACTGCCTCAATTTTTATTATCGTGACTCAGTTGGGGGTATAG